In Nocardia sputorum, a single genomic region encodes these proteins:
- a CDS encoding zinc-binding dehydrogenase, protein MKALTYEGPRQISYQDRPDPALPGPDGAIVRVTAAGICGSDLHIYAGHGFVPGAGYGVGHEAVGEIVELGPQARGFAVGDRVLVAASAGCDSCAQCRAGIVTACARHPLPVDACYGLGGSLAGCQAQLLAVPHAAGNLAKLPDEVSDTAAVVLTDNAPTGWYGARRARIAPGDTVVVIGLGPVGLMAVQSAFAMGAARVLGVDLLAERRERAAELGAEPVDADDPKQAIRDMLHGGADVAIEAVGADATVKLAISAVGHGGRVSVIGVSHNRAYPFHLMAAQVKDLEFHIGLCSIQYELPALLKLTAGGRLRPEAVVTHHLPMSEGPDAYRMFAERADGVGKIVLDPSR, encoded by the coding sequence ATGAAGGCGCTGACTTACGAAGGCCCGCGGCAGATCTCGTACCAGGATCGGCCGGACCCGGCCCTGCCCGGACCGGACGGCGCGATCGTCCGGGTCACCGCGGCCGGCATCTGCGGCAGCGATCTGCACATCTACGCCGGGCACGGATTCGTCCCGGGCGCCGGCTACGGCGTCGGGCACGAAGCGGTCGGCGAGATCGTGGAGCTGGGCCCGCAGGCGCGCGGGTTCGCCGTCGGTGACCGCGTGCTGGTCGCCGCCTCAGCGGGCTGCGACAGCTGTGCGCAGTGCCGCGCCGGGATCGTCACCGCGTGCGCGCGCCATCCGCTGCCCGTCGACGCCTGCTATGGGCTCGGGGGCTCGCTGGCGGGATGCCAGGCCCAGTTGCTCGCCGTCCCGCACGCCGCGGGCAACCTGGCGAAGTTGCCCGACGAGGTGAGCGACACCGCCGCCGTCGTGCTCACCGACAACGCGCCCACCGGGTGGTACGGCGCCCGGCGCGCTCGGATCGCGCCGGGCGACACCGTGGTGGTGATCGGACTCGGCCCGGTCGGTCTCATGGCGGTGCAGTCCGCCTTCGCGATGGGAGCGGCACGCGTGCTCGGCGTGGACCTGCTCGCCGAACGCCGCGAACGCGCCGCCGAGCTGGGCGCGGAGCCGGTCGACGCGGACGATCCCAAGCAGGCGATCCGCGACATGCTGCACGGCGGAGCGGATGTCGCGATCGAGGCGGTCGGGGCCGACGCGACCGTCAAGCTGGCGATCAGCGCCGTCGGGCACGGCGGCCGGGTCAGCGTGATCGGCGTGAGCCACAACCGCGCCTATCCGTTCCATTTGATGGCGGCGCAGGTCAAGGACCTCGAATTCCACATCGGGCTGTGCTCGATCCAGTACGAGCTGCCGGCCCTGCTGAAACTCACCGCGGGCGGCAGGCTGCGGCCCGAGGCGGTGGTCACCCATCACCTGCCGATGTCCGAAGGGCCCGACGCCTACCGGATGTTCGCCGAGCGAGCCGACGGGGTGGGCAAAATCGTCCTGGACCCGTCGCGATGA
- a CDS encoding TetR/AcrR family transcriptional regulator: MSAPSRRRGRPPAAESTASDTRARIVRAAIDLFAEQGFHGTGVAEIGERADVQRGALYYHIGSKEELLWQILRDYIQPMLAEAEAIADGSDDPVTKLRKMIHSHVRLIIRHQREVAIQLRDVGALTGERAAQLQELRDRVQHCWQRVIDAGHAEGLLRTDDHVVTNSMLGMVNMVSFWYRPHGDRSPGEIADILATTLLDGVVTGTARDTKG, translated from the coding sequence ATGAGCGCGCCGTCCCGCAGGCGCGGCCGCCCGCCCGCCGCCGAGTCGACGGCGAGCGACACCAGGGCGCGCATCGTGCGGGCGGCGATCGACCTGTTCGCCGAACAGGGCTTCCACGGCACCGGCGTGGCCGAGATCGGCGAGCGCGCCGATGTGCAGCGCGGCGCCCTGTACTACCACATCGGTTCGAAAGAGGAACTGCTCTGGCAGATCCTGCGCGACTACATCCAGCCGATGCTGGCCGAGGCCGAAGCGATCGCCGACGGCTCCGACGATCCGGTCACCAAGCTGCGCAAGATGATTCACAGTCACGTCCGGCTGATCATCCGTCATCAGCGCGAGGTGGCCATCCAGCTGCGCGACGTCGGCGCGCTCACCGGCGAGCGCGCCGCGCAGTTGCAGGAGCTGCGCGACCGGGTGCAGCACTGCTGGCAACGCGTCATCGACGCCGGTCACGCCGAGGGGCTGTTGCGCACCGACGACCACGTGGTGACCAACAGCATGCTCGGCATGGTGAACATGGTCTCGTTCTGGTATCGCCCGCACGGCGACCGCTCTCCCGGCGAGATCGCCGACATCCTCGCGACCACATTGCTCGACGGCGTGGTGACCGGCACCGCGCGGGATACGAAAGGCTGA
- a CDS encoding acyl-CoA dehydrogenase family protein, with translation MAWDFETDPEYQRKLDWAAEFVRTEVEPLDLLYPNPYDRTDREATALLRPLQEQVKDQGLWACHLGPELGGPGYGQMKLALLNEVLGTSVWAPSVFGCQAPDSGNAEILAHYGTPEQKKTYLEPLLAGEIGSCYVMTEPTGGSDPTLFRTRAVRDGDHWVINGEKWFNSNAQFAAFHIVMVVTDPEVSPYRGMSMFIVPADAPGLEIVKNYHVAGFSEHEGHLRFTDVRVPADHLLGAEGDGFVVAQTRLGGGRVHHAMRTVAMVRKAFDMMAERAVSRPMRGGPLAGLQMTQERIADSWIEMEQFRLLVLRTAWRIDKEQDYKKVRKDIAAIKVAMPKVMHDIAQRALHLHGALGVSQDLPFVDMLTYAEVMAIADGPTEVHKITLAKEVLKDYAPADPVYPSGYRPALREKARELVARRLEHVVGNL, from the coding sequence ATGGCTTGGGATTTCGAGACCGATCCGGAGTACCAGCGGAAACTGGACTGGGCGGCGGAGTTCGTCCGCACCGAGGTGGAGCCGCTGGACCTGCTCTACCCCAATCCGTACGACCGCACCGACCGCGAGGCCACGGCGCTGCTGCGGCCGCTGCAGGAGCAGGTCAAGGACCAGGGCCTGTGGGCCTGCCACCTCGGACCCGAACTGGGTGGTCCCGGCTACGGTCAGATGAAGCTGGCCCTGCTCAACGAGGTGCTCGGCACGTCGGTGTGGGCGCCGTCGGTATTCGGTTGCCAGGCACCGGATTCCGGCAACGCCGAGATCCTCGCGCACTACGGCACGCCGGAGCAGAAGAAGACCTACCTCGAGCCGCTGCTGGCCGGTGAGATCGGTTCCTGCTACGTGATGACCGAGCCGACCGGCGGTTCGGACCCGACGCTGTTCCGGACCCGCGCGGTGCGCGACGGCGACCACTGGGTGATCAACGGGGAGAAGTGGTTCAACTCCAACGCGCAGTTCGCCGCCTTCCACATCGTCATGGTGGTGACCGACCCCGAGGTGAGTCCGTATCGGGGCATGTCGATGTTCATCGTGCCCGCCGACGCTCCCGGCCTGGAGATCGTGAAGAACTATCACGTCGCCGGATTCAGCGAGCACGAGGGCCATCTGCGGTTCACCGACGTCCGCGTCCCCGCCGATCACCTGCTCGGCGCGGAAGGCGACGGCTTCGTCGTCGCGCAGACGCGGCTGGGCGGCGGCCGCGTGCATCACGCGATGCGCACGGTCGCCATGGTCCGCAAGGCGTTCGACATGATGGCCGAGCGAGCGGTCTCTCGTCCGATGCGCGGCGGGCCACTGGCCGGGTTGCAGATGACCCAGGAACGCATCGCCGACAGCTGGATCGAGATGGAGCAGTTCCGGCTGCTGGTGCTGCGTACGGCGTGGCGCATCGACAAGGAGCAGGACTACAAGAAGGTGCGCAAGGACATCGCCGCCATCAAGGTCGCCATGCCCAAGGTGATGCACGACATCGCCCAGCGCGCGCTGCACCTGCACGGCGCACTGGGCGTCAGCCAGGATCTGCCGTTTGTCGACATGCTCACCTACGCCGAGGTGATGGCCATCGCGGACGGCCCCACCGAGGTGCACAAGATCACGCTCGCGAAAGAGGTGCTGAAGGACTACGCCCCGGCCGACCCGGTGTATCCGAGCGGATACCGGCCTGCGCTGCGGGAGAAGGCGCGCGAGCTGGTCGCCCGGCGCCTCGAGCACGTCGTCGGGAACCTCTGA
- a CDS encoding winged helix-turn-helix transcriptional regulator — translation MTTPPPSYGQYCPISRALDLVGERWSLLILRDLLLGTTRFNDLARGLPGLSRSLLAKRLRQFERAGLVERPAGEYLLTDAGRELEPILFGLGEWGARWSFGAPRADERDPALLAWWMHTRVDTSSFPGRRHVLLVRFTDDSRRFWIVVEAGVPSVCESDPGYPVDVAIGADVASLYQVWLGRLPLAHALRTGRVTFTGPPALTRRMPSVLRLSPVAGYVDTSHKGATARRAS, via the coding sequence ATGACGACTCCGCCGCCGAGTTACGGCCAGTACTGCCCGATTTCGCGCGCGCTCGACCTGGTGGGCGAGCGCTGGTCGCTGCTGATCCTGCGCGACCTGCTGCTGGGCACCACCCGGTTCAACGACCTCGCGCGCGGCCTGCCCGGTCTGTCGCGCAGCCTGCTCGCCAAACGCCTGCGGCAGTTCGAACGGGCCGGGCTGGTGGAAAGGCCGGCGGGGGAATACCTGCTCACCGACGCGGGGCGGGAGCTCGAGCCGATCCTGTTCGGCCTCGGCGAATGGGGCGCGCGCTGGAGTTTCGGCGCGCCGCGCGCGGACGAGCGCGACCCCGCCCTGCTGGCGTGGTGGATGCACACACGAGTGGACACCTCGTCGTTCCCCGGGCGTCGGCACGTCCTGCTGGTGCGCTTCACCGACGACTCGCGGCGCTTCTGGATCGTGGTCGAGGCGGGCGTGCCCTCGGTGTGCGAGTCCGACCCCGGCTATCCCGTGGACGTCGCGATCGGTGCCGACGTCGCCTCGCTCTACCAGGTGTGGCTGGGGCGGCTGCCGCTGGCGCACGCGCTGCGGACGGGCCGGGTGACGTTCACCGGCCCGCCCGCGCTCACCCGCCGGATGCCGTCGGTGCTGCGGCTCAGCCCGGTGGCCGGGTACGTGGACACCTCGCACAAGGGCGCGACGGCCCGACGCGCGTCCTGA
- a CDS encoding acyl-CoA dehydrogenase family protein — MTATAPASTDTTAIDWIARARRVGETLRPGVAERDRSGEISLAAFDLLRDSGLSAALVPAEFGGGGVTHREMGEILRELGRHDPSTAVAFAMHTHLVAAQVWRHNHGIDAAPLFAKVLAGAILVSTGASDWVGSNGRAERVDGGYRVHARKAPASGCEAGTVLVTSVRWDDAPEGPQVLHCAVPFAADGVRIERTWDTLGLRASGSHTVVLEDVFVPDAAVSLARPATVWPPLLNVVLGAAMPLVMAAYLGIADGAVDLATTLAAGRADAPTVQLAGEMATAHTAAGDIVDAMFAASENLRFADTDQHASRTLSRKTAAADALVRTVRSAIETVGGLGYSRTCELEMRYRDVHGCLFHPLPRAKQTHFTGRVLLGRSPLG; from the coding sequence ATGACCGCTACAGCTCCTGCCAGCACCGACACCACCGCCATCGACTGGATCGCCCGCGCACGCCGCGTCGGCGAGACCCTTCGTCCTGGGGTCGCCGAACGCGACCGCTCCGGGGAGATCTCGCTCGCCGCGTTCGACCTGCTGCGCGACAGCGGACTGTCCGCGGCCCTCGTGCCCGCCGAGTTCGGCGGTGGCGGCGTCACCCACCGCGAGATGGGCGAGATCCTGCGCGAACTGGGTCGTCACGACCCCTCCACCGCGGTCGCCTTCGCGATGCACACCCACTTGGTCGCCGCCCAGGTGTGGCGGCACAACCACGGCATCGACGCCGCACCGCTGTTCGCCAAGGTGCTCGCGGGCGCGATCCTGGTCAGCACCGGCGCCTCCGACTGGGTCGGCTCCAACGGCCGCGCCGAGCGCGTCGACGGCGGCTACCGGGTGCACGCGCGCAAAGCCCCGGCCAGCGGATGCGAGGCGGGCACCGTCTTGGTGACCAGCGTGCGCTGGGACGACGCACCGGAAGGCCCGCAGGTGCTGCACTGCGCCGTACCGTTCGCCGCCGACGGCGTGCGGATCGAGCGCACCTGGGACACCCTCGGCCTGCGTGCGTCCGGTTCGCATACCGTCGTGCTGGAGGACGTGTTCGTGCCCGACGCGGCGGTGTCACTGGCCCGTCCCGCCACCGTCTGGCCGCCACTGCTGAACGTCGTGCTCGGCGCCGCCATGCCGCTGGTGATGGCGGCCTATCTCGGCATCGCCGACGGCGCGGTCGACCTCGCGACCACGCTGGCGGCGGGGCGGGCCGACGCGCCGACCGTCCAGCTGGCGGGTGAGATGGCCACCGCGCACACCGCCGCGGGCGACATCGTCGACGCGATGTTCGCCGCGTCGGAGAACCTGCGTTTCGCCGATACCGATCAGCACGCGAGCCGGACGCTCAGCCGGAAGACCGCCGCGGCGGACGCGCTCGTGCGCACCGTGCGCTCGGCCATCGAAACCGTCGGCGGCCTGGGTTATTCCCGCACCTGCGAACTCGAGATGCGCTACCGCGACGTGCACGGCTGTCTGTTCCACCCGTTGCCCCGTGCCAAGCAGACCCACTTCACCGGCCGCGTCCTGCTCGGCCGGTCCCCGCTCGGATGA
- a CDS encoding DM13 domain-containing protein codes for MASARGIARSPITWVFAVLLVAALGVGLAVFQPWRLFTDTTVEEAAPSVAATPAPGGADAQPRTLAQGTFVSHEHATSGGVVILRLPDGSRVLRVENLDTSDGPDLHVWLTDAPVREGRDGWFVFDDGLHTDLGKLKGNRGSQNYAIPADADLARLTSVAIWCDRFNVSFGAAELRPA; via the coding sequence ATGGCGTCCGCACGCGGAATCGCTCGATCGCCGATCACGTGGGTCTTCGCGGTGCTGCTGGTGGCGGCGCTGGGCGTCGGACTGGCCGTGTTCCAGCCCTGGCGGCTGTTCACCGACACCACCGTCGAGGAGGCCGCGCCGTCGGTCGCCGCGACGCCCGCGCCGGGCGGCGCTGACGCACAGCCCCGCACGCTCGCCCAGGGCACGTTCGTCTCGCACGAGCACGCGACCTCCGGCGGCGTGGTGATCCTGCGGCTGCCCGACGGCAGCAGAGTGCTGCGCGTGGAGAACCTCGACACCTCCGACGGACCCGACCTGCACGTGTGGCTCACCGACGCGCCGGTGCGCGAGGGCCGCGACGGCTGGTTCGTCTTCGACGACGGCCTCCACACCGACCTGGGCAAGCTCAAAGGCAACCGGGGAAGCCAGAACTACGCCATCCCCGCCGACGCCGACCTGGCCCGGCTGACCAGCGTCGCGATCTGGTGCGACCGGTTCAACGTCTCCTTCGGCGCCGCCGAGCTGCGACCGGCCTGA
- a CDS encoding HNH endonuclease yields the protein MTFLRAADQAAITADNWIHTGVLVLNASYEALDEVKADRAVVLLVAGAAESVADREPHFPIRSRHMEIALPQTIRLLRYVYLEHTVLVHDESRATLAGVLRRDRNRCGYCAGWARTVDHIRPRSRGGPNTWSNLVACCAPCNAAKADRTPEEAGMRLLWEPKAPTHQVRQQRRIWKQLAAT from the coding sequence ATGACGTTCCTCCGTGCCGCCGACCAGGCGGCGATAACCGCCGACAACTGGATACACACCGGGGTCCTCGTCCTCAATGCCTCCTACGAGGCGCTCGACGAGGTCAAGGCCGACCGGGCCGTGGTGCTGCTGGTCGCCGGAGCCGCGGAGTCGGTGGCCGACCGGGAGCCGCACTTCCCCATCCGGTCGCGACACATGGAAATCGCGCTGCCGCAGACGATTCGGCTGCTGCGCTACGTCTACCTGGAGCACACCGTGCTGGTACACGACGAGAGCAGGGCCACGCTGGCGGGTGTGCTGCGCCGCGACCGGAACCGGTGCGGCTACTGCGCCGGGTGGGCACGCACCGTGGACCACATCCGGCCCCGGTCGCGGGGCGGCCCGAACACCTGGAGCAATCTCGTGGCCTGCTGCGCGCCGTGCAACGCGGCCAAGGCCGACCGCACCCCGGAAGAGGCGGGCATGCGCCTGCTCTGGGAACCGAAGGCCCCCACCCATCAGGTCAGGCAGCAGCGCCGGATCTGGAAGCAACTCGCCGCGACCTGA
- a CDS encoding WhiB family transcriptional regulator, whose translation MTRTETTAVAELTLADLLPLSDSRGWHRAACRGDPNHEAWFPYPSQDFDYAREVCARCPIRDACGDFAARTGQSGVWGGHEFDRGRVIRH comes from the coding sequence ATGACGCGCACCGAGACCACCGCCGTCGCGGAGCTGACCCTGGCCGACCTGCTCCCGCTCTCGGATTCCCGAGGGTGGCACCGGGCGGCCTGCCGCGGCGACCCCAACCACGAAGCCTGGTTCCCGTACCCGTCACAAGACTTCGATTACGCCCGCGAAGTGTGCGCACGCTGTCCGATCCGGGACGCGTGCGGTGACTTCGCCGCGCGCACCGGGCAGTCGGGTGTCTGGGGAGGGCACGAGTTCGACCGCGGACGAGTGATCCGCCACTGA
- a CDS encoding VWA domain-containing protein, with product MVAIALLAAIVVGWFQLRDRAADQDSAAAAECVEGPATLYVTADPSIAAQVRAAADGYNATQPKVRDHCAKVEVTARPSAAVVAAFTSGKPWDQALGPQPALWIADSTRSIESMRVPGLIEGTPVSIAASPIVLAVPEDLRRALEQADVSWADLPQLQQGSLGEIGLSGWGGLRMALPSGDATLAAAAAVGSAVSGAEPLSEQAAQSGQVVAAISGLAADAPESADTAAALAEITTQDAPVHAIAATEQQLNGVAGVAAFHPAGSAPVADYPAALMSGAWVDKTQNLIAGRFTDYLRKPEQAQAFLAAGFGSAPPAAAAAPARGALDKVRATLANPVLGVQSTVLVDVSASMGTAEGTTTRLANVLAALNSTMTVMPPDFGLGVWTFGKNLDGNTPYRVAAATAPLGADQRTKISTALTSVRPSETKADQAYPSLIAAYKSAVAGYTRGRTNSVLLITDGPDDDSTVTGTQLAADITAATDSARPVRVDVIVLGGSGTQTLQALAQQTGGHYTRLATSDDIGFGNAVVQALTTP from the coding sequence GTGGTTGCCATTGCGTTACTGGCCGCGATCGTCGTCGGCTGGTTCCAGCTGCGTGATCGCGCGGCGGATCAGGACAGCGCGGCGGCAGCCGAATGCGTGGAGGGTCCCGCGACGCTCTACGTGACGGCCGATCCCAGCATCGCGGCGCAGGTGCGGGCCGCCGCGGACGGCTACAACGCCACCCAGCCGAAAGTGCGCGACCACTGCGCCAAGGTCGAGGTGACCGCGCGGCCCTCCGCGGCGGTCGTCGCGGCGTTCACCAGCGGCAAGCCGTGGGACCAGGCGCTCGGCCCGCAGCCGGCGCTGTGGATCGCCGATTCGACCCGCTCGATCGAGTCCATGCGCGTCCCCGGCCTGATCGAGGGCACGCCGGTGTCCATCGCCGCCAGCCCGATCGTGCTCGCGGTGCCGGAAGACCTGCGGCGCGCGCTGGAGCAGGCCGACGTGTCGTGGGCGGATCTGCCGCAATTGCAGCAGGGCTCACTCGGCGAGATCGGGCTCAGCGGGTGGGGCGGACTGCGGATGGCTCTTCCCTCGGGTGACGCCACGCTGGCCGCGGCCGCGGCGGTCGGATCCGCGGTCTCGGGCGCCGAGCCGCTGAGCGAGCAGGCCGCACAGTCCGGTCAGGTGGTCGCCGCGATCTCCGGACTCGCCGCCGACGCCCCCGAGTCCGCCGACACCGCGGCCGCGCTGGCGGAGATCACGACACAGGACGCGCCAGTGCACGCGATTGCGGCAACCGAACAGCAACTGAATGGTGTCGCCGGCGTCGCCGCCTTCCACCCCGCCGGGTCCGCACCCGTGGCCGACTACCCGGCCGCGCTGATGTCCGGCGCCTGGGTGGACAAGACGCAGAACCTCATCGCCGGACGGTTCACCGACTACCTGCGCAAGCCCGAGCAGGCGCAGGCCTTCCTCGCGGCGGGCTTCGGCAGTGCGCCGCCGGCCGCCGCGGCCGCCCCGGCGCGTGGCGCACTCGACAAAGTGCGCGCCACGCTGGCGAATCCCGTGCTCGGTGTGCAATCGACCGTCCTCGTCGACGTGTCCGCGTCGATGGGAACCGCCGAGGGAACGACGACGCGCTTGGCGAACGTCCTCGCCGCCCTGAACTCCACGATGACGGTGATGCCGCCCGACTTCGGCCTCGGCGTGTGGACCTTCGGCAAGAACCTCGACGGCAACACCCCGTACCGGGTGGCGGCCGCCACCGCCCCGCTCGGTGCCGACCAGCGGACGAAGATCAGTACCGCGCTGACCTCGGTGCGCCCGAGCGAAACCAAGGCCGACCAGGCGTATCCTTCCCTGATCGCGGCGTACAAGAGCGCGGTGGCCGGGTACACGCGGGGCCGCACCAATTCGGTGCTGCTGATCACCGATGGACCCGACGACGATTCCACGGTCACCGGCACCCAACTCGCCGCGGACATCACCGCCGCGACCGACAGCGCCCGCCCCGTCCGCGTCGACGTGATCGTGCTCGGCGGCAGCGGCACCCAGACACTCCAGGCCCTGGCGCAGCAGACCGGTGGCCACTACACCCGGCTGGCCACCTCCGATGACATCGGCTTCGGCAACGCCGTGGTTCAAGCGCTCACCACACCGTAG
- a CDS encoding ArsR/SmtB family transcription factor, with amino-acid sequence MGTYRDAALDALGDPTRRAIFERLGKGPCAVGQLAESLPVSRPAVSQHLKVLEQAGLVTHEAVGTRRVYRLNPTGIDALRAYFTHFWTAAMSAFQDEANRRATEKRATSEEQS; translated from the coding sequence GTGGGGACTTACCGAGATGCGGCACTGGACGCACTGGGCGATCCGACGAGGCGGGCGATCTTCGAACGCCTCGGCAAGGGGCCGTGCGCGGTAGGACAGCTGGCCGAGAGCCTGCCGGTGAGCAGGCCCGCCGTCTCCCAGCACCTCAAGGTGCTGGAACAGGCCGGATTGGTGACCCACGAGGCGGTCGGCACGCGCCGGGTCTATCGCTTGAATCCCACCGGCATCGACGCGCTGCGCGCGTATTTCACGCACTTCTGGACGGCCGCCATGTCGGCTTTTCAGGACGAAGCGAACCGGCGGGCCACCGAAAAACGAGCCACCAGCGAGGAGCAGTCATGA
- a CDS encoding SRPBCC family protein — MTQQASEKDVRVELVIDAPIETAYEVFTAGIDSWWPREHHIGTGRLTEEVIEPRVGGRCLGREEDGTECPWGTVLVWQPPTHFAFSWEIGLDWKHEPDPERASRVDVTFSALAPERTAVTLVHSGFDKHGPGWESMHDAVGSAGGWPDLVNTYAKAAAAG, encoded by the coding sequence ATGACACAGCAGGCCAGCGAGAAGGACGTGCGCGTCGAACTCGTCATCGACGCACCCATCGAGACCGCGTACGAGGTGTTCACCGCCGGCATCGACAGCTGGTGGCCGCGCGAGCACCACATCGGCACCGGCCGGCTCACCGAGGAGGTGATCGAGCCGCGTGTGGGCGGCCGCTGCCTCGGCCGTGAGGAGGACGGCACCGAATGCCCGTGGGGAACCGTGCTCGTGTGGCAGCCGCCCACCCATTTCGCGTTCTCCTGGGAGATCGGGTTGGACTGGAAGCACGAGCCCGATCCGGAGCGCGCCAGCCGCGTCGATGTCACTTTCTCGGCCCTCGCTCCCGAGCGAACCGCCGTCACGCTGGTGCACTCAGGTTTCGACAAGCACGGCCCCGGCTGGGAATCCATGCACGACGCGGTCGGCAGCGCGGGCGGTTGGCCGGACCTGGTGAACACCTACGCGAAGGCGGCTGCCGCGGGATGA